In a genomic window of Acetonema longum DSM 6540:
- a CDS encoding polyprenyl synthetase family protein, whose translation MEAAALALIERDMAEVETLLMSVTYSQVDMVTDIGQHLVQAGGKRLRPALYLISAKGLQTDTGLDQAIVVAAAIELIHMATLVHDDVIDHASTRRGIPTANSRWGDHPSVLAGDYLFARAFALLAKTNDNRVMKELAEVVCSLCEGEILQANSAFLADQSEDDYAMRIAKKTADFLAASCQLGAMAAGMEAAAVQAVRQYGYLVGLAFQVTDDILDFTASAPQLGKPVGGDLAQGIITLPVIRALEVSPHREELRMAIVARDMSDPVLNRCLAIVRDCDAIEYSYSKVQAQLREAIAGLPASLAPEAQRALVAIADFVGLRKF comes from the coding sequence GTGGAAGCAGCAGCTTTGGCATTAATTGAACGCGATATGGCAGAAGTTGAGACTCTGCTGATGTCTGTGACTTATTCTCAGGTTGATATGGTAACGGATATTGGTCAGCATTTGGTACAGGCGGGCGGCAAGCGATTAAGGCCCGCGCTGTACCTTATATCTGCTAAGGGACTGCAAACGGATACCGGTCTGGATCAGGCCATTGTGGTGGCCGCTGCCATTGAACTCATTCATATGGCCACTCTGGTGCATGATGACGTAATTGATCATGCCTCCACCCGCCGGGGGATTCCGACGGCGAATTCCCGCTGGGGGGATCATCCCTCGGTGTTAGCTGGAGATTATCTTTTTGCCAGGGCATTTGCGCTGCTGGCCAAGACAAATGACAACCGGGTCATGAAAGAATTAGCGGAAGTAGTCTGTTCCTTATGCGAAGGAGAAATTCTGCAAGCAAACAGTGCGTTTCTGGCGGATCAGTCGGAAGATGACTATGCAATGCGTATCGCCAAGAAAACGGCTGACTTTCTGGCAGCCAGCTGTCAATTGGGAGCTATGGCCGCCGGCATGGAGGCGGCTGCGGTTCAGGCTGTGCGGCAGTATGGTTATTTAGTGGGGCTGGCTTTTCAGGTTACCGATGACATTTTGGACTTTACCGCTTCTGCACCCCAGCTGGGTAAACCGGTGGGCGGCGATCTGGCCCAGGGAATTATCACCCTGCCGGTTATCCGGGCTCTGGAGGTCAGCCCTCACAGAGAGGAACTGCGCATGGCTATTGTTGCCCGGGATATGTCGGATCCGGTATTGAATCGTTGTCTGGCGATCGTGAGAGACTGCGACGCTATCGAATATTCATACAGTAAGGTTCAAGCGCAGCTGCGGGAAGCAATCGCCGGGCTGCCCGCTTCACTGGCTCCTGAGGCACAGCGGGCGTTAGTGGCAATTGCCGACTTTGTCGGACTTCGTAAATTTTAG
- a CDS encoding FadR/GntR family transcriptional regulator produces the protein MFNPVKTKKVYEEIVAQIKQLIIDGKLQPGDKLLSERELSEKLNVSRASVREAFSALEMMGIIMIRPGEGSFVRQVSYEGMLEPLSFLLQVDIADITQVLEVRKILEAEMAALAAIRATAENLEELRRTLSSLIEEVDSGGIGDKADDAFHFAVARAANNPVLEKVMSTITDVMTNSFRASRQKLFLVKNMPQQVYESHSRVYAAIAACDSKLARSRMHEHLDMVEKTMLQLKQDTMNSGIKIKKQ, from the coding sequence ATGTTCAATCCGGTAAAAACAAAAAAAGTATACGAAGAAATTGTGGCGCAAATCAAACAACTTATTATTGACGGCAAATTGCAGCCGGGCGATAAGCTGTTGTCGGAACGGGAACTTTCCGAAAAGCTCAATGTCAGCAGAGCCTCGGTGCGTGAGGCTTTCAGCGCCTTAGAAATGATGGGAATCATTATGATACGTCCCGGCGAGGGCAGCTTTGTCCGGCAGGTATCCTATGAAGGCATGCTGGAACCCCTTTCGTTTTTGCTGCAGGTGGATATCGCCGATATTACCCAGGTCCTTGAGGTCAGGAAGATATTGGAGGCAGAAATGGCTGCCCTGGCGGCGATCCGGGCTACGGCGGAGAACTTGGAAGAACTGCGCCGGACTCTTTCCTCCCTGATTGAGGAGGTAGACAGCGGCGGCATTGGCGACAAAGCGGATGATGCTTTTCATTTTGCCGTAGCCAGGGCTGCGAACAATCCGGTTTTGGAAAAGGTCATGAGTACCATTACCGACGTGATGACCAACAGTTTCCGCGCTTCCCGGCAAAAGCTGTTTCTAGTGAAAAATATGCCTCAGCAGGTATATGAATCCCATTCCCGGGTCTATGCCGCTATTGCGGCATGCGATTCGAAACTGGCCCGTAGCCGGATGCACGAACATCTGGATATGGTGGAGAAAACTATGCTGCAGCTGAAACAGGATACAATGAACTCCGGTATCAAGATAAAAAAACAGTAG
- a CDS encoding twin-arginine translocase TatA/TatE family subunit: MFNLGMPELILILVIALVVFGPGKLPDIGKAVGKGISEFRRATSGEQKEEITVQAKAVEAKSDGLTHAEKK, encoded by the coding sequence ATGTTTAATTTGGGTATGCCTGAATTAATTCTGATCCTGGTTATTGCTCTGGTGGTGTTTGGCCCTGGCAAATTGCCGGATATCGGCAAAGCGGTAGGCAAGGGTATTTCAGAATTCCGCCGGGCTACCAGCGGCGAGCAGAAAGAAGAAATCACCGTGCAGGCCAAAGCTGTTGAAGCAAAGTCAGACGGACTGACTCATGCTGAAAAAAAGTGA
- the tatC gene encoding twin-arginine translocase subunit TatC yields the protein MSETTSQQEQAMDQDQAQLNSQRELPVAEMTIVDHLQELRQRIIIALTAIIAGSTACYFFVEKIIAYIIRPAGKLYYMNPAEAFMAYIKTAVFSGFLLVLPIVLYQAWAFIVPALTRSERKLFVALMPVSVVLFYIGLAFSYFLVLPMAVTFFMGFATDTLQPMFSLGQYISFVISLLFPFGFIFELPLFIMVLAKMGIISSTFLVSKRKVVLVGAFVVGGVVSPTPDIFGQLMLALPLMLLFEMSVWVIRVWFGK from the coding sequence ATGTCTGAAACGACAAGCCAACAGGAACAAGCAATGGATCAGGACCAGGCTCAGCTCAACTCCCAGCGGGAACTTCCGGTAGCTGAGATGACCATCGTAGACCATCTGCAGGAGCTGCGGCAGCGCATTATCATTGCCCTGACAGCAATTATCGCTGGCAGCACAGCCTGCTATTTTTTTGTGGAAAAAATTATAGCCTATATCATTCGGCCCGCCGGTAAGCTGTATTACATGAATCCGGCTGAGGCTTTTATGGCCTATATTAAGACCGCCGTTTTCTCCGGCTTTCTGCTGGTTTTGCCAATTGTACTGTACCAGGCTTGGGCCTTCATCGTCCCGGCTCTTACCCGTAGCGAGCGGAAGCTGTTTGTCGCATTAATGCCGGTCTCGGTGGTTCTTTTTTATATAGGTCTGGCTTTTTCTTATTTTTTGGTCTTGCCCATGGCAGTTACCTTCTTTATGGGGTTTGCCACTGATACCTTACAACCCATGTTTTCATTGGGGCAATATATTTCCTTTGTCATTTCCCTGCTGTTTCCCTTTGGCTTTATTTTTGAATTACCGTTGTTCATCATGGTTCTCGCCAAAATGGGAATCATCAGTTCGACCTTCCTTGTGTCCAAGCGCAAGGTGGTTTTAGTGGGGGCATTTGTTGTCGGCGGTGTAGTGTCGCCGACGCCGGATATCTTCGGACAGCTTATGCTTGCGCTGCCGCTGATGCTGCTATTTGAGATGAGCGTTTGGGTCATCCGGGTATGGTTTGGCAAGTAG
- a CDS encoding menaquinone biosynthesis decarboxylase: protein MAFQDLREFIAALEERGWLKRIHQPVDCELEITEITDRVSKMSGDKNVALLFENVKGYDVPVLINAFGSVERMAFALGVEKIDDIADEIRQLLKLPYISLQNKLQLVSVIPQMKRAINFPRYVKSGPCKEVIIKDQPSLAKFPILKCWPQDAGRFITLPLVFTKNPLNGKRNVGMYRLQVFDEKTTGMHWHIHKGGADNYRAHKDLGKDRIEVAVAIGGDPAITYAATAPLPPDIDEMLFAGFLRKKPVELIKCETVDIEVPAHAEIILEGYVELDETRLEGPFGDHTGYYSLAGQYPVFHITCITHRKDPIYPATIVGKPPMEDCFIAKATERIFLPFLQVAMPEVKDINLPLEGVFHNCAIVSIKKRYPQQAKKVMHAIWGMGQMMFTKMIIVVDDHVNVQDMNEVWWRVYNNIDARRDVVMVDGPLDVLDHSSPMPHWGTKVGIDATKTWPEEGNSREWPDEIVMSPEIKKQVDEKWENLGL from the coding sequence TTGGCATTTCAGGATTTGCGGGAATTTATCGCGGCCTTGGAAGAACGGGGCTGGCTTAAACGGATTCACCAACCGGTGGATTGCGAATTGGAAATCACCGAGATTACCGACCGGGTTTCCAAAATGTCGGGGGATAAAAATGTGGCTCTGCTGTTTGAAAATGTGAAAGGCTATGATGTGCCGGTGCTTATCAACGCCTTTGGCAGTGTGGAACGCATGGCTTTTGCCCTGGGGGTCGAAAAAATTGACGATATTGCCGATGAAATTCGTCAATTGCTGAAGCTGCCCTACATTTCACTACAGAATAAACTCCAGTTGGTTTCGGTTATTCCTCAGATGAAACGGGCGATCAACTTTCCCCGTTACGTAAAGTCCGGTCCCTGTAAAGAGGTTATTATCAAAGATCAGCCGTCATTGGCGAAATTTCCCATCCTTAAATGTTGGCCTCAGGACGCTGGACGGTTTATCACCCTGCCGCTGGTGTTTACTAAGAACCCCCTAAATGGCAAACGGAACGTAGGGATGTACCGGCTGCAGGTATTTGATGAAAAAACGACCGGCATGCATTGGCACATTCACAAAGGCGGCGCCGATAATTACCGGGCCCACAAGGATCTGGGCAAAGACCGGATTGAAGTGGCTGTGGCCATCGGCGGCGATCCGGCCATCACCTACGCCGCTACGGCTCCTCTGCCGCCGGACATCGATGAAATGCTGTTCGCCGGCTTTCTGCGCAAAAAACCGGTGGAATTAATCAAATGTGAAACCGTGGATATCGAAGTGCCTGCTCACGCCGAGATTATTCTGGAAGGCTATGTCGAGCTGGACGAGACCCGGCTGGAGGGACCTTTTGGCGATCATACCGGTTACTACTCCCTGGCGGGGCAATATCCGGTCTTTCACATCACCTGCATCACTCACCGGAAGGACCCGATTTATCCGGCGACCATTGTGGGCAAGCCTCCCATGGAAGACTGCTTCATCGCCAAAGCCACCGAAAGAATCTTTTTGCCTTTTTTGCAGGTGGCCATGCCGGAAGTAAAGGATATCAACCTGCCTCTGGAAGGGGTATTTCATAACTGCGCCATTGTGTCCATCAAAAAACGCTATCCCCAGCAGGCGAAAAAAGTCATGCATGCCATCTGGGGCATGGGCCAGATGATGTTTACCAAGATGATTATTGTGGTAGACGATCATGTGAACGTTCAGGATATGAATGAGGTCTGGTGGCGGGTCTATAATAACATTGACGCCCGGCGGGATGTGGTCATGGTGGACGGGCCCCTGGACGTGCTGGACCACTCGTCACCCATGCCCCACTGGGGAACGAAAGTCGGCATTGATGCTACCAAGACCTGGCCGGAGGAAGGCAATAGCCGGGAATGGCCAGACGAGATCGTCATGTCGCCGGAGATCAAGAAACAGGTGGATGAGAAATGGGAAAATCTAGGATTGTAG
- a CDS encoding UbiA-like polyprenyltransferase, whose product MGKSRIVDKMQAHVTNIALSHSVFALPFAYMGAFLAAGGRPGWAELGWITLAMIGARSAALALNNLIDLKYDKLHPRFTARPMVKGTIKPWEAFSFILASLSVFLWAAAQLHPNCLLLSPLAILPFLLYPYMKRFSWTCHLVLGVALACAPVGAWLAIRGDMPWPVLILGGSVAAWIAAFDVIYGCQDTVFDQEHQLHSIPVRFGIPGALRISRWMHGLSILGLITVGLMLNLKGYYYLGVGLAAMVLCYQHHIVRPWDLSRVTQTYFMRNGLVSILMFLFTLVSL is encoded by the coding sequence ATGGGAAAATCTAGGATTGTAGACAAGATGCAAGCTCATGTAACCAATATTGCCTTGTCACACTCGGTGTTTGCTCTGCCGTTTGCCTATATGGGGGCTTTTCTGGCGGCCGGCGGCCGGCCGGGATGGGCTGAATTGGGCTGGATCACCCTGGCGATGATTGGCGCCAGAAGTGCTGCCCTGGCTCTGAATAACCTGATCGATCTAAAATACGATAAGCTTCATCCCCGCTTTACCGCCCGGCCGATGGTCAAGGGAACGATTAAGCCCTGGGAGGCTTTTTCCTTTATCCTGGCGAGTCTGTCGGTATTTCTCTGGGCGGCGGCCCAATTGCATCCGAATTGTTTGCTGCTTTCCCCTTTGGCAATTTTGCCATTTTTGCTTTATCCTTACATGAAACGTTTTTCCTGGACCTGTCATTTGGTGCTGGGAGTGGCTCTGGCTTGCGCCCCGGTTGGCGCCTGGCTGGCCATCAGGGGCGATATGCCTTGGCCGGTTCTGATTTTAGGCGGATCGGTAGCGGCATGGATTGCTGCTTTTGATGTGATTTACGGCTGCCAGGACACGGTTTTTGATCAGGAGCACCAACTCCATTCCATACCGGTACGGTTCGGCATCCCCGGCGCTCTGCGGATTTCCCGCTGGATGCATGGCCTGAGCATTTTGGGCTTGATCACGGTGGGCCTGATGCTGAACTTAAAAGGGTATTACTACCTGGGGGTAGGACTGGCGGCGATGGTCCTTTGCTATCAGCATCATATCGTCAGGCCCTGGGATTTGTCCCGGGTCACTCAGACTTATTTTATGCGCAACGGGCTGGTGTCGATTCTGATGTTTCTCTTTACTCTGGTTAGCTTGTAA
- a CDS encoding valine--tRNA ligase has translation MEKDNMPTVYDPQAVETKWYEYWEQEALFHAEVEPGKKPFSIVIPPPNVTGQLHMGHALDNTLQDILIRFRRMQGYNTLWMPGTDHAGIATQIKVEENLAKEGQSRYDLGRPAFIEKVWDWKHQYGSRILTQLKRMGASCDWQRERFTMDEGCSQAVKEVFVSLYEKGLIYQGNRITNWCPRCNTALSDIEVEHEEQPGHLYHVRYPVEDSDGQYVTVATTRPETILGDSGVAVHPDDVRYRHLVGRYLVLPLVGRRLPIVADEYVDPSFGTGAVKVTPAHDPNDYDMGLRHQLEQIVVMNPDGTMAKDTGKYAGMDRYDCRRALVADLKEQGFLVKIDEHAHAVGHCQRCATVVEPLISKQWYVKMQPLAEPAIEAVTSGRIQFVPERFTKIYINWLENIRDWCISRQIWWGHRIPAWYCRDCGEITVSRTDVTACGKCGSSHVEQDPDVLDTWFSSALWPFSTMGWPENTAELKHFYPTSVLVTGYDIIFFWVARMIFMGLEFQKEIPFRHVFIHGLVRDSQGRKMSKSLGNGIDPLDVIEKYGADTLRFTLVTGNTPGNDMRFYWERIESSRNFANKIWNASRFVLMNLADFNPSQPPAGLTLADRWILSRYTHTVEAVTGNLERFELGEAARLLYDFIWNEYCDWYIEMTKGRLYDKENVAARATAQYVLWHVLSNTLRLLHPFMPFLTEEIWQHLPHEGRSVMTSAWPQPEPQYASDEAERDMSLLMDTIKAIRNMRAEMNVPPGKRSEVILQAANPSLAAVFTANIQYLKTLGASEPVIGLIQAEKPANAAAAVVNGVEVYLPLKGLIDVEKESTRLKKELDGLKKELTRIAGKLSNEGFVAKAPADVIEKEKTKQKEFQEKCAVINERLAYLATL, from the coding sequence ATGGAAAAAGACAATATGCCGACCGTATATGATCCGCAGGCAGTAGAAACTAAGTGGTATGAATACTGGGAACAGGAAGCCCTGTTCCATGCTGAGGTCGAACCCGGGAAAAAACCGTTCAGCATTGTTATCCCACCGCCCAATGTAACCGGGCAGCTGCATATGGGTCACGCTTTGGATAACACGCTGCAGGATATTCTGATCCGGTTCCGCCGGATGCAGGGATATAACACTCTTTGGATGCCGGGGACCGACCATGCCGGCATTGCCACTCAGATCAAAGTCGAAGAAAACCTGGCCAAGGAAGGGCAATCCCGTTACGACCTGGGACGGCCTGCCTTTATCGAAAAGGTTTGGGACTGGAAACATCAGTACGGCAGCCGGATCCTTACCCAACTGAAACGGATGGGAGCTTCCTGCGACTGGCAGAGAGAACGGTTTACCATGGATGAAGGGTGCTCCCAGGCCGTAAAGGAAGTCTTCGTATCCTTATATGAAAAGGGACTGATCTATCAGGGCAACCGCATCACCAACTGGTGTCCCCGCTGCAATACCGCCCTCAGCGATATTGAGGTGGAGCATGAAGAGCAGCCGGGTCATCTGTATCATGTCCGTTACCCGGTGGAAGACAGCGACGGCCAGTATGTGACCGTGGCCACCACCCGGCCGGAAACCATTCTCGGCGACAGCGGCGTAGCGGTTCATCCCGATGATGTCCGTTACCGTCATCTGGTGGGCAGGTATTTGGTTCTGCCTCTGGTGGGAAGACGGCTGCCCATTGTGGCCGACGAGTATGTGGACCCGTCCTTCGGCACCGGCGCCGTTAAGGTTACGCCTGCCCATGACCCCAATGACTACGACATGGGGCTGCGGCATCAACTGGAGCAAATCGTGGTCATGAACCCGGATGGAACCATGGCCAAAGATACCGGCAAATATGCCGGCATGGACCGTTATGACTGCCGCAGGGCCTTGGTGGCTGATCTGAAAGAACAGGGATTCCTGGTAAAAATCGATGAGCATGCCCATGCCGTGGGCCATTGCCAGCGTTGCGCCACCGTGGTGGAACCCCTCATATCCAAGCAATGGTATGTAAAAATGCAGCCTTTGGCTGAGCCGGCCATTGAGGCGGTTACTTCCGGCAGAATTCAGTTCGTACCGGAACGGTTCACCAAGATCTATATCAATTGGCTGGAAAATATCCGGGACTGGTGCATTTCGCGGCAAATCTGGTGGGGACACCGGATTCCCGCCTGGTATTGCCGGGATTGCGGCGAAATTACGGTATCCCGCACCGACGTAACCGCCTGCGGCAAATGCGGCAGCAGCCATGTGGAACAGGATCCGGATGTTTTGGATACCTGGTTCAGTTCAGCCCTTTGGCCGTTCTCCACCATGGGATGGCCGGAAAATACGGCTGAATTGAAGCATTTTTATCCTACCTCGGTGCTGGTTACCGGCTATGATATCATTTTTTTCTGGGTAGCCCGCATGATTTTCATGGGTCTGGAATTCCAAAAGGAGATTCCCTTTCGTCATGTATTTATCCACGGCCTGGTGCGGGATTCCCAGGGCCGTAAAATGAGCAAATCCCTGGGCAACGGCATCGATCCCCTGGATGTAATTGAAAAGTATGGTGCCGATACTCTTCGTTTTACCCTGGTGACCGGCAACACTCCGGGCAATGACATGCGCTTTTATTGGGAGAGGATAGAGTCCAGCCGCAATTTTGCCAACAAGATCTGGAACGCTTCCCGCTTTGTTTTGATGAACCTGGCGGATTTTAATCCGTCTCAGCCGCCGGCGGGACTGACTCTGGCGGATCGCTGGATATTAAGCCGCTATACTCATACGGTAGAGGCAGTTACCGGCAATCTGGAGCGGTTCGAATTGGGCGAGGCCGCCAGGCTCTTATATGATTTTATCTGGAATGAGTATTGCGACTGGTATATTGAAATGACCAAGGGCCGCCTGTATGATAAGGAGAATGTGGCGGCCAGGGCCACGGCTCAGTATGTTCTGTGGCATGTTCTGTCCAATACGCTGAGACTGCTGCATCCCTTTATGCCTTTCCTGACAGAAGAGATTTGGCAGCATCTGCCTCATGAAGGCCGGAGCGTCATGACCTCGGCCTGGCCACAGCCGGAACCGCAATACGCCTCTGATGAGGCTGAACGGGATATGAGCCTTTTAATGGACACCATTAAAGCCATTCGTAATATGCGGGCGGAAATGAATGTGCCCCCCGGAAAACGCAGCGAGGTCATCCTGCAGGCAGCCAACCCTTCGTTAGCAGCCGTTTTTACTGCTAATATTCAATATTTAAAAACCCTGGGCGCCTCGGAACCGGTAATTGGGCTGATTCAGGCGGAAAAACCGGCCAATGCCGCGGCGGCGGTTGTCAACGGCGTGGAGGTCTATCTGCCCCTGAAGGGCTTGATTGATGTGGAAAAAGAAAGCACCCGGCTGAAAAAGGAACTGGACGGGCTGAAAAAAGAATTGACCCGCATTGCCGGCAAACTCTCCAATGAAGGGTTTGTCGCCAAAGCGCCGGCCGATGTGATCGAAAAGGAAAAAACCAAGCAAAAGGAATTTCAGGAAAAATGTGCGGTTATTAATGAACGGTTAGCCTATCTTGCTACGTTATAA
- a CDS encoding bifunctional folylpolyglutamate synthase/dihydrofolate synthase yields MNYPEALAYLASLSRFGIQLGLERIETLLELMDHPERCYKTVHITGTNGKGSTSAMLASILRAGGIKTGLYTSPHLEDYTERMTVNGHDISRESFAQSVAYTRRFVEHAVAQGMEHPTEFEVLTAAAFYFFAEAGVEYAVIEVGLGGLYDSTNVILPEVSVITNVTLEHTDKCGPTVLDIARHKAGIIKAGKPVVTAAQGPAGDLIASRSAELGSALYLYGRDIYAQSEGIESFRQKITIQLQKSGLSGTFITPLLGRHQVENAALAIMTAQLLAGHDPRISVSAMKTGMEQTVWPGRFEVFPGSPTIVVDGAHNPDGARILRAALDEVFPQASVIFVFGVLADKDIAGVIRELFRPQDRIILVKPYSERAAAPESVAQLLTGYQTKIADSLENGLQQAGRLAGADQVICVAGSLYLIGSTRQILRNWTKE; encoded by the coding sequence ATGAATTATCCCGAGGCTTTAGCCTACCTTGCTTCATTATCCCGCTTCGGTATACAGCTTGGCCTGGAACGAATTGAAACGCTGCTGGAATTGATGGATCATCCTGAGCGCTGTTATAAGACTGTGCACATAACCGGCACCAACGGCAAAGGCTCCACTTCCGCCATGCTGGCCAGTATCCTCAGGGCCGGCGGCATTAAAACCGGGTTATATACTTCACCTCATCTGGAAGACTATACTGAAAGGATGACGGTGAACGGGCATGATATCTCACGGGAGTCTTTTGCCCAATCGGTGGCATACACCCGACGGTTTGTGGAACATGCCGTCGCTCAGGGAATGGAGCATCCTACCGAGTTTGAGGTGTTGACGGCGGCGGCATTTTATTTCTTTGCCGAGGCTGGGGTGGAATATGCGGTCATTGAGGTGGGCCTTGGAGGCTTATATGATTCCACCAATGTTATCCTGCCGGAAGTTTCGGTTATCACTAATGTAACTTTGGAGCATACGGATAAATGCGGTCCTACTGTCCTGGACATTGCCCGCCATAAAGCCGGCATCATTAAAGCGGGAAAACCGGTGGTGACAGCGGCTCAGGGACCGGCCGGCGACTTGATCGCCAGCCGGTCGGCTGAGTTGGGCTCTGCCTTGTATCTGTATGGCCGTGATATATACGCTCAGTCCGAAGGGATAGAATCTTTCCGGCAAAAAATAACAATCCAGCTGCAGAAATCCGGCCTCAGCGGCACTTTCATCACACCTTTGCTGGGGCGGCATCAGGTGGAAAATGCCGCCCTGGCGATCATGACGGCTCAACTGCTGGCCGGACATGATCCCAGAATTTCTGTGTCCGCTATGAAAACGGGGATGGAGCAGACAGTCTGGCCCGGCCGGTTTGAAGTATTTCCCGGCAGTCCCACTATCGTGGTCGATGGCGCCCATAACCCGGACGGAGCTAGAATTTTGCGCGCCGCTTTGGATGAGGTGTTTCCTCAGGCATCGGTTATTTTTGTATTTGGCGTGCTGGCTGACAAGGACATTGCCGGGGTTATCCGTGAATTATTCCGGCCCCAGGACCGCATTATTCTGGTGAAGCCCTATTCAGAGCGGGCGGCGGCGCCGGAGTCGGTGGCCCAATTGTTAACGGGATATCAGACGAAGATAGCCGACAGCCTGGAAAACGGTCTGCAGCAAGCCGGCCGGTTGGCCGGGGCGGATCAGGTAATCTGTGTCGCCGGCTCTTTGTATTTAATTGGAAGCACCCGTCAAATATTGCGGAATTGGACAAAAGAATAG
- a CDS encoding O-antigen ligase family protein: MKETIYRQISAGYSGLMEYTILALAFFLPLSLRMSTVLLIFGIFLWLAKMLVCRQWEFQRTPFDETLFFLVFLGLTSALVSADRGFSLYNFVHLMGRYLGLYFLISYNVTSRQQLKQVVYSLLASSVVVALYGFYQYILGVDISAFEWVDSDQFPDLKVRIFSTLENPNLLAGFMVMMIGLGLGLGLGTRDWDKKILLLIFILLMSGCLVLTYSRGAWVSLLAVILAYGLLCRRWVLWLLLAVPLAALCTDDVYLRLVSILHPTDTSSTLRFALWESTLAMIHDRPLLGFGWGTYWMVYPHYDFFIQDPSIIIFHAHNMYLHMAAETGIPGLAAFLILMGYHAKMAFTLYRSKAEPWVSGLSAGILAAFFGIAVNGMTDHVLFSVQMSMLFWFFNAMVLVLWRTAEPKKIYKDRRGSRKNFFLSE, from the coding sequence GTGAAAGAAACTATATATCGCCAGATCAGCGCCGGCTATAGCGGACTGATGGAATATACCATTTTAGCTCTGGCATTCTTTCTGCCATTGTCGTTGCGAATGTCCACCGTGCTGTTGATTTTTGGCATATTTCTTTGGCTGGCTAAAATGCTGGTGTGCCGTCAATGGGAATTCCAACGCACCCCTTTTGATGAGACCTTATTTTTCCTGGTGTTTTTAGGTCTGACGTCAGCTCTTGTTTCGGCTGACCGGGGGTTCAGTCTCTACAATTTTGTGCATCTGATGGGGCGTTACCTGGGTCTCTATTTTCTCATCAGCTATAATGTGACATCGCGGCAGCAGTTGAAACAGGTGGTGTATTCACTGCTGGCCTCATCGGTGGTGGTTGCTCTTTACGGGTTCTACCAATACATCCTGGGAGTCGATATTTCGGCTTTTGAATGGGTGGACAGCGATCAGTTTCCCGACCTGAAAGTACGAATATTTTCCACCCTGGAGAACCCCAACTTGCTGGCCGGTTTTATGGTCATGATGATTGGGCTGGGGTTGGGGCTTGGATTAGGTACACGGGATTGGGACAAGAAGATTTTGCTGTTGATTTTTATCCTGCTAATGAGCGGCTGTCTGGTTCTTACATATTCCCGGGGCGCCTGGGTGAGCTTGCTGGCAGTTATTCTGGCCTATGGCCTATTGTGCCGCCGCTGGGTTTTATGGCTGCTGCTGGCCGTGCCTCTGGCGGCCCTTTGTACGGACGATGTTTATCTTAGACTGGTTTCTATTTTGCACCCCACCGATACTTCCTCGACTTTGCGGTTTGCTCTGTGGGAAAGTACACTGGCCATGATCCATGACCGACCTTTATTGGGGTTTGGCTGGGGTACATACTGGATGGTCTATCCCCATTACGACTTTTTTATTCAAGACCCCTCGATTATTATTTTCCATGCACACAATATGTACCTGCATATGGCAGCGGAAACAGGTATTCCGGGCCTGGCGGCCTTTTTAATTCTCATGGGCTATCATGCCAAGATGGCCTTTACTCTGTATCGGAGCAAGGCTGAGCCATGGGTCAGCGGTTTGTCGGCGGGAATCCTGGCGGCTTTTTTCGGTATTGCCGTGAATGGCATGACCGACCACGTTTTGTTTAGTGTCCAGATGTCCATGCTGTTCTGGTTTTTTAATGCCATGGTTTTAGTGTTGTGGCGCACTGCCGAGCCGAAAAAAATATATAAGGACAGGCGAGGCAGCAGGAAAAATTTCTTTTTGAGCGAATAA
- a CDS encoding DRTGG domain-containing protein, giving the protein MKLCEAKILLNAEVVFGGHLLDKEVTTACGADLMSDVLAFTKERTLLLTGLTNLQVIRTAEMSDLAGIVFVRGKRPSQDVIQLAANNGIPLLVTSWPMFEACGLLYSGGIRGCSSPQGVHHES; this is encoded by the coding sequence GTGAAGCTTTGTGAGGCAAAAATACTGCTCAACGCAGAAGTGGTTTTTGGGGGGCATCTTTTAGATAAGGAAGTAACCACTGCTTGTGGCGCGGATCTCATGAGCGATGTGTTGGCGTTCACCAAAGAACGGACCCTGCTGCTAACCGGATTGACGAACCTGCAGGTCATCCGGACCGCCGAGATGAGTGACTTGGCGGGAATTGTATTTGTCAGAGGCAAGCGGCCGAGTCAGGATGTCATTCAACTGGCCGCCAATAACGGTATTCCTTTGCTAGTTACGAGCTGGCCAATGTTTGAAGCTTGCGGCTTATTATACAGCGGCGGTATCAGGGGCTGTTCCTCTCCTCAAGGAGTTCATCATGAAAGCTGA